CGCCTCCTCCCCGTCCAGGGCGGCCACCGGCAGGGCAAACACGCTGCCCTGGCTGGCGCGGATCACGTTGGGGCCGTAGGGGTCCGCGCCGCGCCCCAGCACCAGCACCGCCGCCGCCCCCGAGGCATCTGCCGTCCGGAGGACCGCGCCCACGTTGCCGGGTTTCTCCAGGCCGTCCAGCACTACCACCACAGCGTCTTCCGTCAGGTCGGGCAGGTCAACGACGGGCCGGGGGGCCACCGCCAGCAGGCCGTCGGGGTGCTCACGCCCGCTGACCTTCCCGAAAGCGGCGGCGGACAGCAGGGTGGGCGTCAGCGGCAGCGCGGGGGCCACCCCAGCGGCCTCGGGGCTGTGCAGTTCGGGGCAGCTGAAGATTTCCGTGGGCCGCACGCCCGCCTCCAGCGCCCGCGACAGTTCACGCGCGCCCTCGATCAGAATGACGCCCTCCTGTTCACGGGCACGCCGGGCGTGCAGGCGCACCAGCCGCTTGAGCTGCGGATTTTGCAATGAGGTGATGGGATCGGCGCGGGTCATCCGGGACCATTATGGCG
This DNA window, taken from Deinococcus aerolatus, encodes the following:
- a CDS encoding TrmH family RNA methyltransferase, with the translated sequence MTRADPITSLQNPQLKRLVRLHARRAREQEGVILIEGARELSRALEAGVRPTEIFSCPELHSPEAAGVAPALPLTPTLLSAAAFGKVSGREHPDGLLAVAPRPVVDLPDLTEDAVVVVLDGLEKPGNVGAVLRTADASGAAAVLVLGRGADPYGPNVIRASQGSVFALPVAALDGEEAHAYLAAQSCLTVACTPDAPHVYWDAPLTGRVALLLGTEHGGLPAHWRQAGGPGGGLSVRIPMQPGSAADSLNVATAAALMLFECARQRRDVGGRGALAGGAA